One window of the Borrelia anserina Es genome contains the following:
- a CDS encoding BTA121 domain-containing protein surface lipoprotein: MVKVKVKNYILFFLLLSLGCNNTGTKKFKDSIFDISKTSFVGKRLGKGINLSKKGVVEVDVGKSDLKKGTGENSVVKVDVGSEKVDAGSEKVDVGSKKVDAELEDDIELKIQNLLDEFKLSAQQKESIMDLKGILTDPSIGKDEGYKIYSSEEFYRLLVEFGDAKLKGICSVLQVIKETEAAIDNISDQDLKEILNMQFSYYSDLYSKRLRETFSLDNVNDIYDNILRSHSNYLADIVKLKEEVPLIEEGLNKSLVLLNNRRDITNYMLRIVRNNFDIGFIKVIRKFYVMLGKIDLDSIKGIIEYVEYIFDWKCEVERSINTVDDEGFREELESKLKQLESEYLKEIGKYLYDNIYNDIALISAIENIRDGLKAARDYYVFDFSNIKSQALGFMKFPELMRELSADDLEVIDYMRSLVTNSKTNNYNINEFNCVIGMIGSSSVLRNILKPHLAVFKAQKEAESAIDNIKEVTSQARLRRRFDEVIVKYKALLSNIFVESDLYSIYHSNAYQDGVSKLAIDLNEIIDAAKSL; encoded by the coding sequence TCTAAAAAGGGAGTAGTTGAAGTAGATGTTGGTAAGTCAGATTTAAAAAAAGGTACAGGAGAAAATTCAGTAGTCAAGGTTGATGTTGGATCGGAAAAGGTTGATGCTGGATCGGAAAAGGTTGATGTTGGATCGAAAAAGGTTGATGCTGAATTGGAAGACGATATAGAGCTTAAGATTCAAAATTTGCTAGACGAATTTAAGTTGTCAGCTCAACAAAAAGAAAGCATTATGGATTTAAAGGGTATATTGACTGATCCTTCTATTGGTAAAGATGAAGGTTATAAAATATATTCTAGTGAGGAGTTTTATCGCTTGTTGGTCGAGTTTGGTGATGCTAAGCTTAAAGGGATTTGTAGTGTGCTTCAAGTAATAAAAGAAACAGAAGCAGCTATTGATAATATTAGTGACCAAGATTTGAAAGAAATATTAAACATGCAGTTTAGTTATTACTCTGATCTATATTCAAAACGTCTAAGAGAGACGTTTAGTCTTGATAATGTTAATGATATATATGATAATATCTTGCGTTCTCATAGTAATTATTTGGCGGATATTGTTAAGCTTAAAGAAGAAGTTCCTTTAATTGAAGAAGGTCTAAATAAGTCCTTAGTGTTATTAAATAATCGTAGGGATATAACAAATTATATGTTAAGAATAGTACGTAATAACTTTGATATTGGTTTTATCAAAGTTATTCGTAAGTTTTATGTCATGTTAGGGAAGATAGATTTGGATAGTATTAAGGGAATTATAGAATATGTAGAATATATTTTTGATTGGAAGTGTGAGGTTGAACGAAGCATTAATACTGTTGATGATGAAGGCTTTAGAGAAGAGTTAGAATCTAAGCTTAAGCAGCTCGAAAGTGAATATTTAAAGGAGATAGGTAAATATTTATACGATAATATTTACAATGATATTGCATTAATTAGTGCTATTGAGAATATACGTGATGGATTGAAAGCTGCGCGAGATTATTATGTATTTGATTTTTCTAATATCAAATCTCAAGCTTTAGGATTTATGAAGTTTCCAGAGTTAATGAGAGAGTTGTCTGCAGATGATTTAGAAGTAATTGATTACATGCGTTCATTAGTAACTAATTCTAAGACTAATAATTATAATATTAATGAGTTTAATTGTGTGATAGGTATGATTGGTAGTAGTAGTGTACTTCGAAACATTTTAAAACCCCATTTAGCTGTGTTTAAAGCACAAAAAGAGGCTGAATCAGCTATTGATAATATCAAGGAAGTTACGTCACAAGCAAGACTAAGACGTAGATTTGATGAAGTTATTGTTAAATATAAAGCTTTGTTGAGTAATATATTTGTGGAATCGGATCTTTATAGTATTTATCATAGTAATGCATATCAGGATGGTGTAAGTAAACTTGCAATTGATTTGAATGAGATTATAGATGCTGCTAAATCATTATAG